The Anabas testudineus chromosome 1, fAnaTes1.2, whole genome shotgun sequence genomic sequence AgaattgaaaagaaaacattcagaagaagcttttaaaacaacaacagtagcagtagtagaaTGACAAAAATGTCTGAGCTGTTTTATTAGCTCCGGTGTTTCGTCCAGACATGACTGACTGTGTTTTCAACACTGTGTCTCGTTTGTCACTGTCAAATAATTTCTGGGATCGCTCCAAAATGTCTAGTTAGCAACACAGACAGTCCAGAACTGTCAGAGTGCACAAACAAGTGTTTCATTTACAATTCGACTATAGGTGTTGACTAATGAGCTGCACTGTGGTGATGATTTATGTCAAGAGGTTTATTTAACCTTTGATTTCAGGTATTATCGCATTGTTGCCTGCACCTTCCATTCCTTTGGCTTACGCCGTGATGATATCATTTACGACTGCCTCCCCCTCTATCATTCTGCAGGTAGGATTGGTTTGATATTTGCCAGCTACTATTATTTAGATACTGTTGTATCCATACCAGCCTTTGCCTGCTTCAAGATATCAATGTTTACAGGTACCATCATGGGTGTAGGCCAGTGTTTGCTCTTTGGTTTGACTGTTGTAATCAAGAGGAAGTTCTCAGCCAGCCGCTTCTGGGATGACTGTGTTAAACACAACTGTACAGTAAGTATTATCTTCTCCCACAATGTGTCCAGCTTCAGGACACTTGTTGTGTTGGTGCCCTTCAGTTAATATATTTCTATTGTCTTACTGTTTGCCCTTTTACACGCACGTCAAGGTAATCCAGTACATAGGTGAGATCTGTCGTTACCTGTTGGCACAGCCGGTCCGTCAGTCCGAGGCGCATCACCGGGTCCGTGTTGCCCTGGGTAACGGCCTCCGTGCTTCTGTGTGGGAAGAATTTGTCCAGAGATTCAGAATGAGACAAGTGGGGGAATTTTATGGTGCCACAGAGTGCAACTGCAGCCTGATCAACATAGAtggaaaggtgtgtgtgtgtgtgtgtgttttaaagaccTTTCAGATAATTTTCCCAGCTGCATCTTTAATGTCAGCTGGATCTTCTCTCTAATGTCTCATGTGGATGTTGTGTCCCTACATATCCAGGTGGGGGCGTGTGGCTTCAGTAGCCGCATCATGTCCAGCTTTTACCCAGTCACACTGATGAGGGTGCAGGAGAACGGAGAGCTGCTCAGGGATTCACAGGGACTCTGTATACCCTGTCTGCCTggtgaggacacacacacacacacacacacacacacacacacacacacacacacacacacacacacacgcaaaactACAACGTGATAAACATACTGCATGTGCatcacaaatgttttctcttcccTCCCTTCTGCAGGTGAGCCAGGTATGATAGTTGGACGCATCAACCACAACGATCCGCTCAGGAGGTTTGATGGCTACGCTGATCTGGACTCCACCAAGAAGAAAATAGCTCACAATGTCTTCAGTATGGGAGACTCTGCTTATCTATCAGGCACGTCCATATAACCCACAAATACATGCTAACATGTGTTCTTACACGTTTCCTCCCACTGTCCAGACATACAGTGGGAGATGACTGGATGGGTGACTTTATATGCTGGAGGTGAATAAGAGTGATTAGCAGTCTGTGATGACAATctggaaaatgttttccatgttgTTTCCCTCCTTCCGTTCTGTTTATGATGGGACACACTTCACTGTGTGGACAGAACAATAAGCTTGATTAATGGAGACGAGGACACTTTTATCCCTCCAAGAGAGCtgccacagagacagaggagaacaaaagacacaaatagccacagacagactgaggatATTACACAGCCTGGacatgttttgtctgtcttATATTGACTGAACTAGAAATAGACATAGCAGAGTGAATCACCATTTCATAAAAAAGTCTAAATTGTACGGATGAATCATCGTCAGTCCagactttaatttctttcttttcatctatAATCCCCTCCaggaatgatgatgatgatgatgacaatgatgatgatggtgatgattgTTTCTGACTAtcttttttctctgcttgtctgtctctgtctcccagGTGACGTAATGGTGATGGATGAATATGGCTACATCTATTTCAGGGACCGCAGCGGGGACACGTTTCGTTGGCGAGGGGAAAACGTTTCCACTACAGAGGTGGAGGGAGTCCTCAGTGGGCTGCTGGGACACACCGACGTCGCTGTCTATGGAGTGTCTGTACCAGGTAGCAATGACACGAGTCAAGACGGCAAAACAATGGAAGATTTTatatgtgtgtggtgtgttaagttatattttttctgtttattttctcacttgtgtgtctgtatttctgCAGCTGTGGAGGGAAAGGCTGGCATGGCAGCAATAGCTTATGAAGGACACAAGTTTGACCTTGATGCGTTCCTGACTGCTGTACAAAAAGCCCTGCCCTCCTACGCATGCCCTGTCTTCCTTCGACTCATGCCATCTGTTGACACTACAGGTGACACCAACAGTGCACGAGggcatgcaaacacactcatattacagtataaacaaaagTGTGaacaaactttttaaacttgTGTCCACAGGTACCTTTAAAATTCAGAAGATGCGGCTGCAGAGGGAAGGATACAAGCCACAAGACTCGAGTGATAAGATTTATTTTCTGAACGGTCGCGCTGGATGCTACGAGGCTGTTACTGATGAACTGTTTAATGCCATCATGGAGGGAAAAGTACGCTTATGAGGCAAGAGAAGGCTGAGGAAAACACGTAGCCTGCTGAAGAGCACAGTATGTATATTATAAAGAGGAAagagtgaaaaaataaatcaaggaTGTACAATGATTCAAAGACATCCCTGTAAACAgaatgtggaaatgttttatgttgctgttttatccattaaataaaatgttcttacTCTGACAGTATCTTACAGTGAGAGTGCGAGTTTTATTTCTTATCTGGGAAAAATGAATCTAGACATTCAATGTTGCTGTAATCAAACCTTTACTCAGAAAAACCTCTTGACTCTGGAGTTTCAGCCAAATAGAGGCTGATAGTCAATCAGCCCTTTATTTCTAGAATCCTTGAAAAAGCAGTTGCAAAGCAAACATATGCTCAGCAATAACCTGTATGAATTTTTGAAGTCAAGATTGACATCATTGACGTCACCAACAATCTTTTCCCAGCTTCAGATAATGGACTGGACTCTATACTCATCCTGCCAGATCTTagtactgcactgtactgcGCTGTGTAAAAACTACAATAAGCCAATATTTTCTTTACAATATAAGATAGAAAACTTTAAACTGAGAACATTTGCAAGGTTATTTTGACAAGGATAATCAGAACCTTTTTTTCACTGTCAATAAGCAGATAATAAGTTTTCAAATTATAAATGTGCCATTCATGGAGCTAagcagtgttttttcttctgtctgtatgtTAGAAAGTCACTGAAATTggcattgacacacacacatatatgaatgtatatgtatatatgtatatatgtatatatatatatatacacacatatacatacactcaccggccactttattaggtacacctgtccAACTGCTCGTTAATGCAAATTTCCGTCAATCACATGGCAGAAACTCAATGTATTTAGGCATGTAGACATGGTCAAGAtgatctgctgcagttcaaactGAGCATAAGAAGTGACTTTGAACATTGCATAGTTGTTGGTGCCAGACGGGCTGagcatacatatatatacatacatatatatacatatatatacatatatatatatatatatacacatatatatatatatatatatatatacatatatatatatacatatatatatacatatataatacatatatatacatatatacataattagatatatatatatatatacatatatataataacatatatatatatagatatacatataatatatacatatatatatatatatataataatacacatatatatatatagatatagatacatatatatatgtaatgtaatatatgtgtatataatatatatatgtaaataggtatatatatgtatatatatatatatatatatatatatacataatacatatgtatatatatatatatatatatatatatagaatacatatacacacaccacacacacacatatatatatatatatatatatattatatatatatatatatctatatatatatctatatatatatagataccACACACATAGATATCTATATAGACTACACCTCTACCATACATCATATAATCATCTATTTACCTCTATTATCATACATCTATAATATCATCTATCTTCCATACATCTATTATATACAtctatacatatacatataatatacatacatatacatatatactacACATATACCTATATACACAAAACTACATGCTTAACCTAAACATAACAAACCACTTATCACTAAACCAAGGACTGACGAACTGTGGTGATAAAAGCTAGAGGTCAGGGAAAAGGTGAATGGCGGAGAGGGAACAACCGAAGTTGACAGTAGACCCATTAGCCAAATGACAAGgccacacagacatggacttcCAATCCACGCCACACTCAATGCTTAACACCCAAcactgctaaaaacacacacctgttgcCGCTTAAACCAGCCAGAACATGTTCCCGGAAGTaaggtaaaacacaaacagacaaaaacaaaaagacagagacttccggggacactgcctcagctggccagaggagggaaatgtaacaAAAGACACCACAaaggcactaatcctagcagcacaggagcaggctctaatacaagatcgatagaggctgggatctaccataccaggcaggaccccaggtgcaggctgtgcaaagatgcccctgagaCCAaacatagtgtacaggaacatctgtgccgagtacaggctggaagtcccaaagtcaaggctacttgctgaggtgtccttggacaagacaccgaaaccccgtagtgtagcgctgacataccgtctagcagctgtccacccacaatttccccaaggggatcaataaagtattcattattattattattattataaaaaatgggacacacctccaaagtTGGTTGAGAATGACCGAGCTAAGAgcctgtgggacttccagatacagactgacaaacaggtaatggccaaccaacccggcatagtagtggtggacaaaaaagagaacaaggctgtagtgatagatgtagcaattCCAAGcgatagcaacatcaggaagaaggagcacagAAGATtgagaagtaccaagggctgaacgaagagctggaaaagatgtggaaggtgaaggcacaagtggtacccgtggtgataggaacactgggggctgtaactcccaagctgggagagtggctccagcagatgccagaaacaacatctgagatctctgtccagaagagtgcagtcgtaggaacagctaagatactgtgCAGGAtcctcaagctcccaggcctctggtagaggacccgagcttgaaggaataagacataaatacacaaacataaatacacaataacatcaatacagaaaaactcaatatatatatatgcagaatacgtaaatacataaatgaaattgggtcaatatattcacagcaagtatatgacagtttcacttcccccaccccttacagaggggggaggaattgtacagattgattgccacaggtagaaaggatctcctgtggcgctctgtggaacatttaatgctaataagtctttggctgaatgtgctcctctgtccagccaacacactgtgcagtgggtgggattgagaggagtttggacagcatcctcctttcagccacaacatgtagagggtccagctccacccccagaacagagccagccctcctaatcagtttgtttagtctgttagtgtctgccaccttcatgttgctggcCCAGCAGACCActgcataaaagatgacactggccactacagactcataaaacatcctcagcatggtgctgcagacgttgaaggatctgagtctcctcaggaagtacatccggctctgagcctttctgtacaatgctgatgagtttttggtccagtccagtttgttgtccaggtacactcccaggtatttgtactcggacacgacctccacctcctccccctgtatagagagagggatgacaggactcccagatttcctgaagtccatcaccagctcctttgttttgttgatgttgagttgcagatggttgagtccacaccagtcaacaaaactgtccaccactccacggtactctgtgacatctccacccttaatacatcctacaactgcagagtcatcagagaacttctgaagatgacaggactggTGAAGACAGGActggtgaagaggaatggagacagaactgtcccctgtggagcacctgtgctagagatcacagtgtcagacacacagttgtgcAGGCGGATGTACTGTggccggttggtgaggtagtccatgatccaggaaatcaggggagtgttgacctgcatgttttttaatttctctcccagcagtgcaggccggatggtgttgaatgcactggagaaatcaaaaaacatgatccttactaagcccccaggcttgtccaggtgggtataggtgcgatggagaaggtgtatgatggcgtcatccactccaatatggggttggtaagcaaactggagggggtcaagtaagggtttaaccagaggtcggagggactccaggatcagcctctcaaaagccttcataatgtgcgatgtcagagccactggtctgtagtcattggGGACTCTGGGATGTGGCAccttattcactggaacaaggcacgactttttccaccccagaggaactctctccaggtgcaggctgagattgaagatgtgctggagaacaacacatatctgaggagcacaggctttcagcacccttgggctgactccatcaggacctgccgcttttgtggggtgaagcctgttcagctctcttctcacctgctcagctgagattgttagggtggtggctgagtcgtgtgggggagggactgaggagcagttggtgaactgaagtgggctcagtggatcagcctggaatcgattgaagaaattattcaattcattggctcggtccacagtccccacagtctcctggctgctggacttgtagccagtgatggtcctcatacccctccaaacctccctggtgttgttctgttgaaggttTTGTTCCAGGTTTTTCCTGTacgtctccttcccctccctgatcttgacagacagcagtctctggaccctccttgctgcctccctgtctcctgatctgaatgccttctttttgtcattcaggatggctttaatgtcctgagtgacccagggcttattgtttgggaagcagcaaatgttttttgtgggtacgtgggtgtccacacagaaattgatgtagtcagagatgcagtctgtcagtccatcaatgtcctcaccgtgaggttcacagagagtcttccagtctgtctcttcaaagcatccctgcagggcaagtTGTGCCCCCTCTgaccacctctttacagttttaatggtggcaggctgcctctgaaccaaagatgtgtattgtgggaggagatgtaccaggttgtgatccgactttcccagaggggggagggcagtggagctgtaggaATCTTTAACATTCGCATAGaacaggtccaatgtcctctcccccctggtgggacagctcacaaactgggtaaaggtaggaagtgtcttattaAGGGTagcgtgattaaagtctccagagatcataaagaaggcgtcggggtgtctggtctgcaggctaAATCGGCTGTATATTTTCATAACTTTTATCACAGGGACACAAGCACTGACaagaaataaagacagtgaAGCAAACAGCACCCACAACTGTTTGTGATGGTGGTTTGTGGTTTGAAGCTATATATATAGTAACTTTATTAGTCAACATCACAAGTCAAGATCACACTGACTTCATGTTCACCCGTTTTTTGTGGCCCATTTTTGTATTATATGAGATAAAAATGGCTCTGACAGCATTCGCCACTGTCACTCAAAAGGAGGAAGAGGTAAGTGTGAGAGCGAGGCGGACTAAGACTCAAATAGGAAACATTTATaactcttctctcctctgtatgtttttgtggaCTTTGCAGAACTGGGACTACTTCTACTTAAAATACCCAAATCTTTCTTGTTAGTGGACATCATCTAATACTTACGACTTACGACTTCATACGACTAAAAGTCATCGTCTGTGTGGAGATACTGTTTGTATTAGACATGGAGCTACTTGTTCTCGGTAAGTCTAACTAAGGCTgagaaatgaacacaaaagaCAGCGATATCTAGAAATGCAACACTTAAGTCAGTagacttttacttttttcagcttttttcctTTAATATGTCTGAACCAAAAATAGTACATATTATCCTcgtttaatattttatttatattttctcacTGCAGTGGTCATTTATGAACAAATTCTGATTAATCATAAATCAAgcttaaaacaaaaatgcaccATGGGAAGTGTAATGTACTTAGGCAAAGAGTCTATTATGCTGTGTCAAatgcattaatttgtatttgtattcatgatttttattttttttatccaaaaaCACGTTAATGAACAAACATTGTTCATGCTGCTTCTCTTGCTCTGGTTAAAAAACATAGGCCCTCCCTGTGCATGCAGGTCCTATACCAACCTACTTACCTAGAACCCACAGTAGTGCCCAAAAGCTGCCCAATGAAACTCAAATGGTCAACTTGACCTGCTAAAAGACATAAACtaaaagtaagaaataaaaaataaaaaaatacagacagagTGGCAGCTGTGCAGTTAAAGCCTCTGTCAACACACTGATGCAACACTGAgttctcatttaaaatgaacatagaTTGAAGGTATTGAAAAAGTTGGCTGCAGAGTGTGATGCAATCTTAGCTTCAcaaatgtgcagagagagagttAAAGAGTTAAAGAGAGTTAGAGAGAAGTGACTTTACACAGTGAGAATCACATTCAACAGTGCTCTGACTTTGTACTAGGCTGTGGCCTGGATCCAGTTTAAGAATACAAGACTAAGTCCAGTGTTgataatttaaattatattagtGAAAGTCAAAGGACCATAATAGCACAAAGACTTATTCATAGTGGATTTACGTTActgaattaattcaattcaattcaattcaattcaattcaattcaattcaattcaattcaattcaattcaattcagttttatttgtatagcgccaattcacgtcatctcaaggcactttacagtgtttaaggtttaagaccttacagaaaatatttatacaaaaaattatgGAGAAACCCCACtatcccatttgagcaagctttaggcaacagtggagaggaaaaactccctttagaggaagaaacctccagcagaaccaggctcacagtgggcggccatctgcctcgaccggttggagtgagtggaaagaaaagagagaaaagaacagcaggcaataaagacaacaagcagcaagaacattggacaggtcaactggattctggagatgtacagctccaggctgaggatacctgcagaaaagtacagagagagggagacagagaggaggaaacaaaactactggagagaaaagacacaaagttaatggcaTGCAATGGTGGACTTACCTTGAtataggagaggagaggagctcagtttatcaatagagttcccccagcagactaacctatatcagcataactaagagatggttcagagtcacctgatccatctctaactgtaagctttataaaaaaggaaagttttaagtctagtcttaaatgtagagacggtgtctgcctcccgaacctgaactgggagctggttccacaggagaggggcttgatagccaaaggctctgcctcccattctacatttggaaactccaggaaccacaagtaaacctgagaacgtagagttctgcttggaatATATGGAACAAtattctttaagataagatggagcctgattattaagtgatttacaagttaggagaagaattttaaattaaattctggatttcaCAGGGTgacaatggagagaagctaacattggagaaatatgatcgCTCTTAATAAGTCCAGTCAGAACGGtgttattgggacatcctattaataatgaattacaatagtaaGTCTGgaataacaaatgcatggactagttttcagcatcactttgggacgggatgctcctaattttaacaatgtttctcaagtggaaaaaggcagttctagagatttctttgatgtatgaagtgaaggagatatcctggtcaaagataactcagagatttcttacagtattacttgaggccaatactaagtcatcaagggtgagaacgtgattagacatagtgtctctgagatttttaggtccaaataaaataacctctgtcttgtctggatttaggagaaggaaattggaggacatccaggcctttatgtcttttaagcatgcttgaagtttaactaattgattagtttctgcTGGTTTCATAGATAGGTATAGCtaggtatcatctgcataacaatggaaatttatagagtgctTCCcaataatattgcctaagggggacatatataaagtgaaaagaatcggtccaagcacagaaccctgtggaactccgtagctgactttgctgtgcatcgaagactcatcattaaaatgtacaaactgaaatctatctgattggtatgatttaaaccactctagtgctgttcctttgatcccaatgacatgttccagtctgtttaataaaatgttgtgatctatagtgttgaatgcagcactaagatctaacaagacgagtatagagagaagtccattgtctgatgctaatagaagatcattagtaacctttaccagtgctgtttctgtactatgatgtactctaaatcctgactggaaatcttcatacaagtcattactgcgcaggtggtcTTGCTTAGAAACTAACTTTTccaggattttagagataaagggcagattggatattggtctataattcactaaacccctgagtccagagtaggctttttgagtaggggcttgactacagcaaccttaaaagcctgtggtacgtagcctatttctgatctaatatggacgtgctgatcaaaggtaagacatccttgaggagtctagtcgggatgggatctaagagacatgttgatggtttagaggaattaattactgaaattaattcagaatgatctacagggaagAAATAGTCCAAGTACGAGtgtggtcttgcagatgaatctagagttgttgtacagtccatgctgtatgcagggaggatctgatgaattttttctctaatagttatgattttatttgtaaagaaattcatgaaatcattgctgctgagagttgaagGGATActtgtcatggttccagccaGTGCTTCctgccgtgcttttattttggcagccttctgtttcctcttcccagtctgattgccttcactcacctgattggttacacctgCTTTCCCCCAGAGTACAAATACCGGCCTGCCCACCcgtttcccctgccagatagtttgttctCCATACCCGGACTCTATCCAGCGTTTCTGGTGGACTGATTTGTTTGGATTTCtcggactctgcctgatctggaccccgtctcttgcctgaccccctggtactgtgagttctgttcaTTCCCTGTCAtttcccctgctcacagtaccagacccGTACCTGTGCCTGCTTGATTCCCTTTCCCGGGCCTGTaccccttctaccctgtctACTCTGGATTACCCCccactggaccagcctgacctgactcTGCCTCCCGTCTCCCCCTTtggttcagtgagtgttttccctGTTCCATGTTCTCCCTCGTTGTTCCCTTCCCCGCTCTGTTTCCGTTTGGATCTCCCTGTGcgtcgacctggattgtctttctgttgaGAATTTTGCCTACCGGACTTACCTCTGAACTGCCACAaaccgtgtatgacctggattgccCTTGACCTGAGTTTAGCCTTTCGGATTGATTGTTTTGACTGCCTGTATTCGAAACCACAGACTGATTTCCCTCATTTGAACACTGGATTTCATCTCATTCTGTGACTGCTTTCTTATAGTGATTCTGCATTACTCTGGTTACACTCCTGGACTCTCTCCACCGGTTGTTACTCGCCACCATTAACCattctgtccatgtgctctctgttggtcggccatcttggtcgtGACGTGACTTCCGGTTTTCACCCAGTCCACCATACgcaccctacctcatctcctcccacctgGTGACTGTTccattgatttactgtgttctgtcacctataaataaacattgttcgctcagttctgtcctgtctgctctctgaccatggagtccatccGGCAACTCATGACAATACTAGGCtcgacagagctatgactctttgtcagcctggctacagtgctgaaaagaaacctagggttgttcttatttgcctctatcaatgaggagtaatatgaagttctagctttacggagggcttttttttatatattattaaactatcttttcaggctaggcaatattcatctaaattggtggaatgccacctcctttcagcttacgtgatttctgctttaagctacagatttgtgaattgtaccgtggagctaacttcctctgattctaGCTTCtactagcttctttttcagaggagcaataGTATTGTTCGGTGTGAGGCTGCAGTATCATCAACGAGATAGTCCACTTGCactggagtaacgttgaaataactgccttgttgattcagagagacatattcatcctgctgcagccaggtttcagtaagacaaaattaTTTGATTGGTCAGTTTtaaaatcattcactaacagggatttagacgagagagatctgatatttaacagtccacatttgattgttttatttttattttgttctgagagaggagtcgtctttatttgtattaagtTCTTATGTTCTGAtaaaaaactaatattttatttctgggtgtttactgtgtgtgtttgctgaagttttagttttttagagTAAATGAGATCTCTGAATTAGAGGAAATGACGTGCGCACATTTGCTTCACATACTTCTTCGTGCTGTGTTCTTCCCTATCTGTGACTCCAGTTAGTCAAAAAGA encodes the following:
- the LOC113161248 gene encoding long-chain fatty acid transport protein 1-like, translated to MRRMSGAIVCLSVLGAVKLLSLSWLCSLTVGLGLCVACMGSRKFIHIVLRTIKRDLMCLAVILRVRFSMYRFSKHRRTIPALFSQMVTLHPDKPALIYEATGEVWSFRELQERCNAVAHWALAQGWAEGDVVALYMESHPTVVALWLGLATVGVEAAFINHNLRHHSLLHCISVSGARAMVFGTELREAVSEVSGSLQPSMVLFSYGEQEDEVKICNLRAQSLDALLDRSPKHPPNYTLRKGFNDRLFYIYTSGTTGMPKAAVVVHSRYYRIVACTFHSFGLRRDDIIYDCLPLYHSAGTIMGVGQCLLFGLTVVIKRKFSASRFWDDCVKHNCTVIQYIGEICRYLLAQPVRQSEAHHRVRVALGNGLRASVWEEFVQRFRMRQVGEFYGATECNCSLINIDGKVGACGFSSRIMSSFYPVTLMRVQENGELLRDSQGLCIPCLPGEPGMIVGRINHNDPLRRFDGYADLDSTKKKIAHNVFSMGDSAYLSGDVMVMDEYGYIYFRDRSGDTFRWRGENVSTTEVEGVLSGLLGHTDVAVYGVSVPAVEGKAGMAAIAYEGHKFDLDAFLTAVQKALPSYACPVFLRLMPSVDTTGTFKIQKMRLQREGYKPQDSSDKIYFLNGRAGCYEAVTDELFNAIMEGKVRL